The Solibacillus sp. FSL R7-0668 genome includes the window TTACTTTTAATTTCACATGCCACACCTGAAATGGCGATTCGCTGGCATGTCTTTTTTATGGGTCACCCGATTTCCGCTATTAAAGCTGACATTGTCCCGTATGAATATAGTAATAATCAGCTAGTTGAATTAGACAATTCACAAGGCTTTGAAATGATCAACCCGCCAATTGAACGTGGAACTCAGGGTGAATTAGATACGTATATCGTGTCAAAAAAATGGTTGTTTTACTTTGCTAAATTTGAAAGAGATATTTAGGAACTGGGAATCCCCCTTCTACCATCAAGACATACAAACCGATTAATGATATCAACCTAACAAAACGATGCTCAAACAAATCTTATATTTTTCTTAATAACCGTTTCAACCAACGAAAAAATTACACCTGCCACACTAAACAGAAGAATTGAGGTAATAATACTTAGATTAAATTCTTCTACAAACCGCGCATCATAGATGATTTCAAAAAATAATGCCCCTATTCCCCCTCCGAAAAAAGTAAATAGAATCATTTTGATCGCTGGTTTTTTTAAATATTTACTGATGAGAAAGGTTAGAGGTAAAAATGAAATGGGATATAACATGACAATTAAAGATACGTCAATAAATAATAAAGGACCAAAATATTCCGATGTCATTATTTTATTCCCTTCTATTAGTTCTACGCCAAATGCTGCACAGGAAAAGAACAGTACAAATGGTATCCACATGATTAAACTATGATAAAAATTTTTCATCTTCCACCTTTTCTTAACGAATTAATCTATTTATGATATCAAGTTTCATCCAACTTTAAAAGCCTACTCGCAAGCATACAAGTAGGCAGAAATTTATGTTTTTCTCAATGGTCGCTCCCTCGGCGTGACATTAATAATATAGTAACCAATAATTAAAATTAATATAACTGCCGCAAAAATGAGTGTGTCCATTGCAGACTCATGCTCGACGATAATGAGTCGCAGCATTGCCGTTATCCCAATATACATAAAATAACGAAGCGGGAAGTGATAATCCTCTTTAAAGTATTTCACAATCATCGTGATGAACTCAAAGTACAGGAAGAATACGAGAATTTTTGCTAAAAAATATTTGTATTCCTGCTTTTCACCAGCAACAATAAACTTTAAAAATTCCACCATTTCAATTATGAGCATGACGCATAAAGCTAACGCAAGCACCGTTAAACCAACATTCAAAATCATTTGCAACACTCTCGGAATCACTTCTTTAAATGGCTTCGGATCCGTTAAACGCTTCATTAAGACGCACCTCCAGACGGTATATTTTCAGATTATTCCATCATTTGGTGAATGTCAATTTTGTAAGCGATTACTATTTTGAAATTTTTTTCTGGGGGTATGCGGTTTAATCGAATGGGAAATGGGGATTTTTGGGGATTCGCAAATATCTGTTGAATTTCGCAAATAACCCCGAAATTTCGCAAATAAAACACATTTATCGCAAATATTTCGGAAATTTCGCAAATAAAATTCAAAAGTCGCAAATATCTCTCCCGCCGCACAAAGCAGATTGGCCGAGCTCACCAAATTCATAGAGAAATGACAGTGATGAGCTTTAAAATCCCGTGACGAAAAGTCGTTTCATCCCTTTACATTCTTTTCTTCACTATCAATTGAAGAACTTTACTTCTCCCGTTATGACCAATGCCTTCCACTCGCTCTACTTCTACACATGCGAAATGAAGGATTTCATGTTGGCTTGCCCAATTCTTTAGTGCGGATTCGTTGTATAAGTAGTCGATATCCTTTGGGCCACCAGTTTGATAGCGCAATTGTGCATCTTCATACACTTCCATTAAAAAGATACCCCCCGCCTTTAATGAACCCACAATTTTATCTAACACTTCGGATTGATCCGCTTTAGCAAAATGGCCAAAAATCATGACCGCTCCGTCATATACATTTTCTTCTAAAGTGTCTTGAATTAAATCTTTTAGCTCTGTCTTCACCTGTACATCCTGTGACTTCGCTAATGCTGCCGTTTTCTGTAACCCTTCCTGTGCATAATCAAATGCCGTCACATCATGCCCCTTTGCTGCTAAAAAAACGGCATTTCGGCCTTCACCTTCCGCATA containing:
- a CDS encoding class I SAM-dependent methyltransferase — protein: MNQWDEKFKSATYFYGTKPNAFVEQQVNVFGQSKQIACYAEGEGRNAVFLAAKGHDVTAFDYAQEGLQKTAALAKSQDVQVKTELKDLIQDTLEENVYDGAVMIFGHFAKADQSEVLDKIVGSLKAGGIFLMEVYEDAQLRYQTGGPKDIDYLYNESALKNWASQHEILHFACVEVERVEGIGHNGRSKVLQLIVKKRM
- the psiE gene encoding phosphate-starvation-inducible protein PsiE, whose product is MKRLTDPKPFKEVIPRVLQMILNVGLTVLALALCVMLIIEMVEFLKFIVAGEKQEYKYFLAKILVFFLYFEFITMIVKYFKEDYHFPLRYFMYIGITAMLRLIIVEHESAMDTLIFAAVILILIIGYYIINVTPRERPLRKT